In the Pongo abelii isolate AG06213 chromosome 18, NHGRI_mPonAbe1-v2.0_pri, whole genome shotgun sequence genome, aggctggtctcaaattcgtgGCCTATTGTGATCCTACCAGCTCAACCTCCCAAATCGCTGgtattgcagacatgagccactgtgcctgactcaaAAATCATACTTTATTCTTGAGCCCATTGGTCAGGCTTGATTCGCACACTCCCTCTGGAGTGACCCCGGGAGCCCCTCTCACAGCTCAGAgcggaagctgaggctgcagcctGCCATCTTCTCCGCATAGTCCGCATCGAAGCGCTCATTCTGCGCCACGGTGAAGGTGGTCTTCCAGTCCCCAGCCATGCCtgggggaggaaggcagggagcaAAGCTGGAGTCCCGCCCAAAAGGAGGCTCCGAGTGCCTATGGGGAGGCTCCAGCTGCTGCTCCCACCCACCCCAAACCCTGGTGCTGGCCAGCACCCACCTTTCCTCATGAAGGGGGAGATGCTGTGGTCCATGAACTCCCGGGGGACGGTGGTGTAGTTGGTCATAGGGTTCTTCTTCATCTCCTTGAACGACGTGTGCTGAACCATGAAGTCCACGGTCTCCTCTGGCAGAGAGTGCCCCAAAAACTCCAGGAtcttttgaatctcccttttggGGTTCTGAGCAGCAGAGGGCTCCTCAGTGGAGCAAAACAAAACGGGTCCCCCTCTCTAACCTCAGAGGGGATCTGGCCACTTCCCCTAGAAACTCCAAAGAGCCTTGACCCCTGGGGCCCTAGTCTCTGGAGTAAAATGAATTGCTCTCTGCCCTGTGATCCCATCATGAACAGGGCTTGGCGCCTATGGGTGAGGACCGGGATGGTCTTCTTCCGTGAGTGTGGCCCTGGGTGCCACACCCTTTGGTGAGGATAAGCAATAGGACTAAGTATCTGATCCGTGGCCACCCACGCAGCTGACTCAGGTGCAGGAGATGAGAGCTGTGCCGAGCCTGCTGCCAGGTGGGACTGCAGTGGGGAGGCCTGGGCCAGGGAGGCAGGATGGGGAATCCGGGCTTGTTGTGGGGGCGGCCCAGGGACGGGGCTGGGTGGCCTTGGTGGGTCCCTGTGAGGTGCCCGCCCCCAGGTGTCACATGGGGGGAAGCATCACAGACGGTCTCACCTCCTTCATGTCTTCATAGAAGAGGTAGAGAACAGGGTGGGTGCGGCTCAGCTCCCACCACTCCTGCACGTGCTGGTACCAGGACCCGTAGGACACTAGAGAAGCGGGCAAGGGGCACCGACACAGGGTTGCTGTGCGTTGTAGCCACCACCGCTCGGCTCCAcaccctccttcctcccatcAAACCCACCTTCTCCGGCCATGAACTTCTCCAGGAAGCTGTCCCAGGTCCCAGGCTCAGGGTGCGTCTTTTCCATACGGTGGAAATGGTAGTAGGAAACCGCCACGTCCTTTGGGTTTCGGGCAACATAGACCACCTGAGGGGGCAGAGGTCCCGGCCCCAGCGCCATTACCACACAGCCCACCCCAGGCCAGCTCATCTCTTGGTTTGGCAAAGGAGGAACCTGAGGCTTAGCGGCTGACTTGCTTGAGATCTCACCACACAGGTAGGGCCAAGCTGGGATCTGAACCCTGCTCGGAAGCCAAAGTCCTGCCTGGTTCCTGAGACCATCATATTCTATACTAATATAATCTGCATCAATGCCATCATACCCTGATCTGGAGCAAGGCATGCCTGGTCCCCACCAGCCCCCCCTCCTCTGCTGACCTGTGAGCAACCACACGCTGCCTTTCTTAAGTGCTGTAGAGACTCACTATCCTTGCATTGGACCCTCATCAGAGCAAGAGGCAGACAGTGTCCTCTCTCAACATGTgatgaaggctgggcatggtggctcacacctctaatcccagcactttgggagaccaaggtggccagatcacctgaggtcaggagttcaagaccagcctgaccaacatggcgaaaccccatctctactaaaaatacaaaattagccgggcgtggtggcaggtgcctgtaatcccagctccttgggaggctgaagcaggagaattgcttgaacccaggaggtggtggttgcagtgaaccgagatcacaccatcgcgctctagcctgggcaacaagagtgaaactctgtctcaaaaaaaaaaaaaaaagaaaaaagggccaggc is a window encoding:
- the LOC100461565 gene encoding sulfotransferase 1A3 isoform X1 codes for the protein MELIQDTSRPPLEYVKGVPLIKYFAEALGPLQSFQAQPDDLLINTYPKSGTTWVSQILDMIYQGGDLEKCNRAPIYIRVPFLEVNDPGDPSGLETLKDTPPPRLIKSHLPLALLPQTLLDQKVKVVYVARNPKDVAVSYYHFHRMEKTHPEPGTWDSFLEKFMAGEVSYGSWYQHVQEWWELSRTHPVLYLFYEDMKEEPSAAQNPKREIQKILEFLGHSLPEETVDFMVQHTSFKEMKKNPMTNYTTVPREFMDHSISPFMRKGMAGDWKTTFTVAQNERFDADYAEKMAGCSLSFRSEL
- the LOC100461565 gene encoding sulfotransferase 1A3 isoform X2 codes for the protein MELIQDTSRPPLEYVKGVPLIKYFAEALGPLQSFQAQPDDLLINTYPKSGTTWVSQILDMIYQGGDLEKCNRAPIYIRVPFLEVNDPGDPSGLETLKDTPPPRLIKSHLPLALLPQTLLDQKVKVVYVARNPKDVAVSYYHFHRMEKTHPEPGTWDSFLEKFMAGEVSYGSWYQHVQEWWELSRTHPVLYLFYEDMKENPKREIQKILEFLGHSLPEETVDFMVQHTSFKEMKKNPMTNYTTVPREFMDHSISPFMRKGMAGDWKTTFTVAQNERFDADYAEKMAGCSLSFRSEL